From the Methanobrevibacter thaueri genome, the window TATCCAGATATTGGAATCCTCACTCAGCGAAAACATTGCAAATGACTCATCGACAGTCACATGGGCTGCAAGGATATTCAAGGGAGTGTTTGACTCTTCAACCTGGTTCAAGACACAAGTTGACATTACAAAATACCTTAAGTTGACCACAAAATTGGTCAATATAATCGCCATTGCTGTTGCGCCACTCAAAAGCATTGACGCAGCTATGATTTGGCCCGCACCGGCATAGACCAGCACAGACATTGATACTGTTTGAAGAGGAGTCATCCCTGCCTTGATTGCAATTGCTGCATATCCTATACCCATAGGAACATATCCAAAGGTAATCGGAATACCCTTACGGCAACCATCAATAAACTTCTCTCTTCTAGACAAAATAACGACTCCAAAAATAGTAAAAAAAAGTAATTTAACCTAATAAATTACTTATTTGATCAGTTGTAATCAAACCTAAAACAGCCATGTCCTCATCGACGACAGGAAGACATGATATGTCAAACTTGCGCATCTGACGAGCAATCTCCTCTATGGTGTCATCGGCATGACAGTACTTGACTGTAGTGGTCATGATATCAATCAGCTGATTTGAGTTTGTTGCAATGGACTTGGATAAATCCCAGCTTGTAACAATACCTATCAGCTTATTCTCGTCAGTGACGACCGGAA encodes:
- a CDS encoding AzlC family ABC transporter permease, whose translation is MSRREKFIDGCRKGIPITFGYVPMGIGYAAIAIKAGMTPLQTVSMSVLVYAGAGQIIAASMLLSGATAMAIILTNFVVNLRYFVMSTCVLNQVEESNTPLNILAAHVTVDESFAMFSLSEDSNIWIYLGIAIIAWLSWILGAGIGVVVLDLLPVIVTNSFNISLYALFVAILIPSIKESKQIALLVLITAVLNVVLGQFLGNWSLIVSTLVGAAIGMYIVDDEYILGGDV